The proteins below come from a single Gimesia alba genomic window:
- a CDS encoding SUMF1/EgtB/PvdO family nonheme iron enzyme encodes MKNQSQKPKKGSLTVYFRSLAQIHDLTKETAPDISRSWINTEFWFSGLLSHSSKPEDKPLESPISFDSSPQKGACELIELILRVVVYQASKSDRLPCGKALGELKPRELTDYAKRMFGYVKSEESTNPLLLRLFSFHQAKASSTGYVARFLADDLFDHTCIRILSEDKPGKFEPVTAEQLSWLLKTYESLFRRGDSQPIKDPPQFDSSVDVVLEKYCKRLRENWEQDCETDTKREQLCFYVEPHYSLLPLGMHFRDSNPVGGDSGQRFEPVTPRSGNTKELVALLKSEAGQRICIVQDSGMGKTIFSRRVQAYFSTTESWNEFYNGKACLPVRFATQDALGWPADFKRAISDEIQSDCERHGIDPNQLTSTLLDAGRVVLILDGFDQFGPDEVTAASDTLKTFLAKTGQHCRVLLTSRPYGVEHEVNPLFLYIDWRYAQIDPFDVEQQYQYLTQLRPVHDELKPIEQLDLPEPDADLPGRRETLWNELCKNNPRIEQVTYAQAKKIDAELDAWLDATIEETQSTEGATRCERLIDGLKKIAPQYDQISALFQSPLLLKYIRNLAEDNLLGSFANRSELYLEVIAHETKRALPTLRWRFSEEAPNRIESIVSAAGFQMMVDGRSSKGGYSGRVWGEREVRNFRKNVSARLAESVTDEEWEEVGKAAGLAYRGVILSSTQSVFGFRHRSMMEFYCGLYLAQNEQRGGWALIEHDNKENITKIECVEREVLLDRANDPAWMDAWRFAIEMPATIVQSNPKILSASLSVLFLPPKNGGSRPTKLMFQAWPRFITPNKEDQLPGAEFVLNRFRGEFQQLMRMQDQNPHPGFTRCRGEIARMLVENFAPCPNTNEGFGIFRMGASKYQNEFPPHRVRVEKFEMQTTTVTREQYRLFDPNLETIFAQSFERVAPKNDEGEVAIEFTNHAPVVCVSWYDAVVFSRWLGGEYALPTETQWEFACRAGHDDERELFSLANKTNVEKISTREVNFDPSRDSDDYRDDAANNKYRQCTVPVSGNGDPLTDDFLPNAFGLWHMHGNVLEWCQDSYSHDFYLDRIIKQLQQQEIIPNHIVKSATRVQKLEMIKTHVDKMVFTANLNDSVGSLRVLRGGSWFNDADYCRSAYRSRDAPGSGDGTIGFRLCRVIVLPESSSS; translated from the coding sequence ATGAAAAATCAGAGCCAGAAGCCAAAAAAAGGAAGTTTGACAGTTTACTTCCGATCGTTAGCTCAGATCCATGATTTGACGAAAGAGACAGCGCCTGACATAAGCAGATCTTGGATAAATACTGAGTTCTGGTTTTCAGGACTGTTGAGCCACAGTTCTAAACCAGAAGATAAACCACTAGAAAGTCCAATATCTTTCGATTCAAGTCCGCAAAAAGGCGCATGTGAATTGATTGAATTAATCTTACGCGTTGTCGTGTATCAAGCTAGTAAATCGGATCGTCTGCCCTGCGGTAAAGCTTTGGGGGAGCTTAAGCCAAGAGAGCTTACAGACTATGCCAAACGAATGTTTGGTTATGTCAAGTCTGAGGAATCAACGAATCCGTTGTTACTTCGACTATTCAGCTTTCACCAAGCAAAAGCGAGTTCGACAGGATATGTGGCCAGATTTCTTGCAGATGACCTATTCGATCATACCTGTATCAGAATTCTTTCAGAAGACAAACCCGGTAAGTTTGAACCTGTAACAGCAGAGCAACTCTCTTGGTTGTTGAAGACCTATGAGTCACTCTTTCGTCGCGGTGACAGTCAGCCGATCAAAGATCCGCCACAATTTGATTCAAGTGTGGATGTCGTTCTTGAGAAGTATTGCAAGCGGCTTCGCGAAAATTGGGAGCAGGATTGTGAGACGGACACCAAACGTGAGCAACTTTGCTTCTATGTGGAACCCCACTATTCGCTGCTGCCCCTCGGTATGCATTTTCGGGATTCTAACCCCGTGGGAGGCGATTCGGGCCAACGATTCGAGCCGGTTACTCCGCGCAGTGGAAATACGAAAGAACTGGTTGCACTGTTAAAATCTGAAGCCGGACAACGAATATGTATTGTGCAGGATTCTGGGATGGGAAAGACGATTTTTAGTCGTCGCGTGCAAGCCTATTTTTCTACGACGGAATCTTGGAACGAATTCTACAATGGCAAAGCTTGCCTCCCCGTAAGATTTGCCACTCAAGATGCACTCGGCTGGCCTGCTGACTTTAAACGGGCGATCAGCGATGAAATTCAGTCTGACTGCGAGCGTCACGGGATCGATCCGAATCAACTGACGTCAACCCTCCTTGATGCAGGACGTGTCGTGTTGATCCTCGACGGATTTGATCAATTCGGTCCGGATGAAGTAACTGCGGCCTCTGACACTCTCAAAACGTTCCTTGCGAAAACTGGACAGCATTGTCGCGTGCTGCTTACTAGTCGGCCATACGGGGTCGAACATGAGGTCAATCCATTATTTCTATATATAGACTGGCGTTACGCACAGATAGACCCATTTGACGTCGAGCAGCAATATCAATATCTGACTCAGCTTCGCCCCGTTCATGACGAGCTGAAACCAATCGAGCAACTCGACCTGCCCGAGCCTGATGCAGATCTACCTGGCAGACGCGAAACTTTGTGGAACGAGCTTTGTAAAAATAATCCCCGTATTGAACAAGTCACTTATGCACAAGCGAAGAAAATAGACGCTGAATTAGACGCTTGGTTGGACGCGACCATCGAGGAGACTCAATCAACTGAGGGGGCAACTCGCTGCGAACGATTGATTGATGGCCTCAAGAAGATCGCTCCCCAATATGACCAGATTTCAGCATTATTTCAATCACCACTCCTACTGAAATACATTCGAAATCTTGCCGAAGACAATTTACTCGGTTCATTTGCAAATCGTTCGGAACTTTACTTGGAAGTAATCGCTCACGAAACCAAACGAGCGTTGCCAACACTTCGATGGCGATTTAGTGAGGAGGCTCCAAATCGAATCGAAAGCATCGTGAGCGCGGCAGGCTTCCAAATGATGGTTGATGGTCGTTCGAGTAAAGGTGGCTACAGCGGTCGTGTGTGGGGGGAAAGAGAAGTCAGGAATTTTCGCAAAAATGTGTCTGCACGTCTGGCCGAGTCTGTGACTGACGAGGAATGGGAGGAAGTTGGGAAAGCGGCTGGGCTTGCGTATCGAGGAGTCATTCTGTCAAGTACACAAAGCGTTTTTGGGTTTCGGCACCGCAGTATGATGGAATTTTACTGTGGACTGTATTTAGCACAAAACGAACAGCGGGGTGGTTGGGCGTTAATCGAGCATGATAACAAGGAGAACATCACAAAGATTGAGTGTGTCGAGCGTGAAGTATTGCTGGATCGCGCGAACGACCCAGCCTGGATGGACGCATGGCGTTTCGCCATCGAGATGCCTGCTACAATCGTGCAGTCCAATCCAAAGATTCTTTCCGCTTCTCTTTCTGTTTTATTCCTTCCGCCTAAGAATGGCGGCTCGCGACCAACCAAATTGATGTTTCAAGCTTGGCCACGATTTATAACACCCAATAAGGAAGACCAGCTACCTGGAGCAGAATTCGTTCTGAATCGTTTTCGGGGTGAATTTCAGCAACTCATGCGAATGCAGGACCAGAACCCACATCCAGGATTTACGCGGTGTCGTGGTGAAATCGCTCGTATGTTGGTGGAGAACTTTGCTCCTTGTCCGAACACAAACGAGGGTTTCGGAATCTTTCGAATGGGAGCGAGCAAGTATCAGAATGAGTTTCCGCCTCATCGTGTCCGGGTCGAAAAGTTCGAAATGCAGACGACTACGGTGACGAGGGAGCAATACCGCTTATTCGATCCGAATCTGGAAACCATTTTTGCGCAAAGCTTCGAGCGAGTGGCTCCCAAAAATGATGAGGGCGAAGTAGCCATTGAGTTTACCAATCATGCACCCGTTGTTTGTGTGTCGTGGTATGATGCAGTCGTTTTTTCTCGCTGGCTGGGTGGAGAGTACGCACTTCCCACCGAAACACAATGGGAATTCGCCTGCCGAGCGGGACATGATGATGAACGGGAATTGTTTTCTCTCGCTAACAAAACCAACGTTGAAAAAATCTCGACGAGGGAGGTCAACTTCGATCCGAGCAGGGACTCTGACGATTACCGTGACGATGCTGCCAACAATAAATATCGTCAGTGCACGGTTCCGGTTTCCGGAAACGGTGATCCTCTAACTGATGATTTTCTCCCGAATGCGTTTGGGCTTTGGCATATGCACGGCAACGTTTTGGAATGGTGCCAGGACAGCTACTCCCATGACTTCTACCTCGACAGAATCATCAAGCAGCTCCAGCAACAAGAGATCATCCCTAATCACATTGTCAAGTCGGCGACTCGAGTACAAAAACTCGAAATGATCAAGACGCATGTAGACAAGATGGTTTTCACCGCCAATTTGAACGATTCCG
- a CDS encoding helix-turn-helix domain-containing protein has translation MVKYNNTQHIEQLIWANHDGSRWNHDPLDPDRAARLSKELKQAVSEDLKNRLEIGLHYASDYSEREIAIVVGKNPSTIHRTIPTAMRLLRVYFLVTLIGEWLDKYGACLLSIQSAKTINWEHDGYFVTPQHHHSLRKRPGREQLLRLLKQQRRLLELAADLEATNSVPYVACWKEKQANRWCVDFPLYFKDRSAAIAFAKDNSVNFIFHIASSENEIL, from the coding sequence ATGGTAAAATATAACAATACACAACATATTGAACAGTTAATCTGGGCCAATCATGATGGAAGCCGGTGGAATCATGATCCGCTAGATCCGGATCGTGCTGCGCGTCTCAGCAAAGAACTCAAACAGGCCGTTAGCGAAGATTTGAAAAATCGACTTGAAATTGGCCTGCATTATGCAAGCGATTACTCTGAACGTGAGATCGCCATAGTTGTCGGTAAAAACCCGTCAACCATTCACAGAACGATCCCGACAGCAATGCGATTACTGCGCGTGTATTTCTTAGTTACTCTGATAGGAGAGTGGCTTGATAAATATGGTGCCTGCCTGCTTTCCATACAGTCTGCTAAAACTATCAACTGGGAACACGATGGTTATTTCGTCACCCCACAACACCATCATTCCCTGCGGAAACGTCCTGGTCGGGAACAACTCCTCCGGCTTCTTAAACAGCAACGACGACTGCTTGAATTAGCAGCCGACCTGGAGGCAACCAATTCCGTACCCTATGTCGCTTGCTGGAAAGAGAAGCAAGCCAATCGCTGGTGCGTTGATTTTCCGCTGTATTTCAAAGACCGCAGTGCCGCAATCGCATTC